The following are encoded together in the Actinoplanes sp. N902-109 genome:
- a CDS encoding YbaK/prolyl-tRNA synthetase associated domain-containing protein has product MPYEETYDRLIALLDTNGASYRLIDHPEEGRTEIVSGYRGHEVASAAKCMIVMVKLGKKVTKYVLAVVPGDARVDLQAIKGLLGGTYISFANPEIAERLSGCVAGTILPFSFSDELELIADPGIKAFPELFFNAARLDRSMALRTEDYLRIAEPRFEPIAASNTTAG; this is encoded by the coding sequence ATGCCCTACGAAGAGACCTACGACCGCTTGATCGCCCTGCTCGACACCAACGGCGCGAGTTATCGGTTGATCGACCATCCCGAGGAGGGCCGCACCGAGATCGTCAGCGGATACCGGGGGCACGAGGTCGCGTCCGCCGCCAAGTGCATGATCGTCATGGTCAAGCTCGGCAAGAAGGTGACCAAGTACGTGCTGGCGGTCGTCCCCGGCGACGCGCGGGTCGACCTGCAGGCCATCAAGGGTCTGCTCGGCGGCACGTACATCTCGTTCGCCAACCCCGAGATCGCCGAACGGCTGTCCGGGTGCGTCGCCGGCACGATCCTGCCGTTCTCGTTCAGCGACGAGCTCGAGCTGATCGCCGACCCCGGCATCAAAGCGTTCCCCGAGCTGTTCTTCAACGCCGCCCGGCTGGACCGGTCGATGGCCCTGCGCACCGAGGACTACCTGAGGATCGCCGAGCCCCGCTTCGAGCCCATCGCGGCAAGCAACACCACGGCCGGGTGA
- a CDS encoding DMT family transporter — MALPPVPVTRDRSALLRSDLSILLVAIIWGSSYVVMQTVGDKVPAAAFLALRFLTALPVVLVLAAPSLRRLNKVEVLAGAAFGTMLYGILILETIGVQHTSAANAGFLITVSVVLVPLLERVLSGRAQPRIVYTATVFALLGCALLLLHDGIHPRSGDLIILAAAMIRATQITLFGRHVHGQSIQNLTAVEFVVVVLLATVTSVATGHPVWSVATHVDGRSWLLITYLGVLGTAFAFFMQLRSARLSSSTRVGLILCTEPVFATAFALLVAGETLGLLQAVGGLLMVGSALVGRAAESSGQETEDRAANPSGAG, encoded by the coding sequence GTGGCGCTGCCGCCTGTCCCGGTGACCCGGGATCGCTCGGCGCTGCTCCGGTCCGACCTGTCCATCCTGCTGGTCGCAATCATCTGGGGTTCCAGCTATGTCGTGATGCAGACCGTGGGGGACAAGGTGCCCGCCGCGGCGTTCCTCGCGTTGCGCTTCCTCACCGCACTGCCGGTGGTGCTGGTGCTCGCGGCTCCGTCCCTGCGCCGGCTCAACAAGGTGGAGGTGCTGGCCGGTGCGGCGTTCGGCACCATGCTCTACGGCATCCTCATCCTGGAAACGATCGGTGTCCAGCACACGTCCGCAGCCAATGCCGGATTCCTCATCACCGTGTCGGTGGTGCTGGTGCCCCTGCTGGAGCGTGTCCTCAGTGGCCGGGCGCAGCCGCGCATCGTCTACACCGCCACCGTCTTCGCGCTGCTGGGCTGCGCGTTGCTGCTGCTGCACGACGGCATCCATCCGCGCTCCGGCGACCTGATCATCCTCGCCGCGGCGATGATCCGGGCCACCCAGATCACGCTGTTCGGCCGGCACGTGCACGGGCAGTCGATCCAGAATCTCACCGCCGTCGAATTCGTCGTGGTGGTCCTGCTCGCGACCGTGACGTCGGTGGCGACCGGGCATCCGGTGTGGAGCGTGGCCACCCATGTCGACGGCCGGTCCTGGTTGCTGATCACCTATCTGGGCGTGCTCGGCACCGCGTTCGCCTTCTTCATGCAGCTGCGTTCCGCCCGGCTCTCCAGCTCCACCCGGGTGGGTCTGATCCTGTGCACCGAGCCGGTCTTCGCCACTGCGTTCGCGTTGCTGGTGGCGGGTGAGACCCTGGGGTTGCTGCAGGCCGTCGGCGGTTTGCTCATGGTCGGCTCCGCGCTCGTCGGACGCGCCGCGGAGTCCAGCGGGCAGGAAACGGAAGATCGGGCAGCAAACCCATCAGGGGCCGGATGA
- a CDS encoding helix-turn-helix domain-containing protein, with protein sequence MTQESFGPPAVGMGAAVGREIRRFREARRMSVSELARRADLSKGTLSRLEAGGGNPTIETIAAIAVALRLPLGDLIPTSTPAIPMLQRGTPDPDYSRQDLLQRIGPGVLTELWRVRIRQAGGLVDSPAHAAGTVEYLLVSRGVFRAGPVSALSELHAGDFLVYPADVPHRYEVVDGPGEASLMMTYPAMNVGVAGSPLHAETP encoded by the coding sequence GTGACACAGGAAAGTTTTGGTCCGCCGGCCGTCGGCATGGGCGCCGCCGTGGGCAGGGAGATCCGCCGCTTCCGGGAGGCGCGCCGGATGTCGGTCTCGGAACTGGCGCGGCGGGCGGATCTCAGCAAGGGCACGCTGTCCCGGCTCGAGGCCGGCGGCGGCAACCCGACGATCGAAACGATCGCGGCCATCGCTGTCGCGCTGCGTCTGCCGCTGGGCGACCTCATCCCGACGTCCACCCCGGCCATCCCCATGCTGCAGCGCGGCACGCCGGACCCGGACTACAGCCGGCAGGACCTGTTGCAGCGCATCGGTCCGGGTGTCCTGACCGAACTGTGGCGGGTGCGCATCCGGCAGGCCGGCGGGCTGGTGGACAGCCCCGCGCATGCCGCCGGCACGGTGGAATACCTGCTGGTGAGCCGCGGGGTGTTCCGGGCCGGGCCGGTGAGTGCGCTCAGCGAGCTGCACGCCGGTGACTTCCTGGTCTATCCGGCCGATGTGCCGCATCGGTACGAGGTGGTCGATGGCCCCGGCGAGGCCAGCCTGATGATGACGTATCCGGCGATGAACGTCGGCGTCGCCGGTTCCCCGCTGCACGCCGAGACGCCCTAA
- a CDS encoding LuxR C-terminal-related transcriptional regulator, which produces MTYDHATYDNPTSDRAGMLDAGQHRTEPTSQRRYPSAVTSGTAGLITVALIDEPGLFREGLVGLLERQHGIRVVGALRPGPEAMQTLRRQLPDILLVSLDAANSNALDDLQLLRHAIPQAKLVILATRDDPRRVEHLLSSGAHAYIMKSASLDELLATIRVVDQHEDRVVLSVSRETMNRLRANSEPILSHREAEVLTLVAEGMRNSDIAGKLFIAEGTVKRHLTNIYAKLGATSRTDAVRRATKAGLA; this is translated from the coding sequence GTGACTTACGATCATGCCACCTACGACAACCCCACCTCCGACCGCGCCGGCATGCTCGACGCCGGCCAGCACCGCACCGAGCCGACCAGCCAGCGCCGCTACCCCAGCGCCGTGACCTCCGGCACCGCCGGCCTCATCACCGTCGCCCTCATCGATGAGCCCGGCCTGTTCCGCGAGGGGCTGGTCGGTCTGCTGGAACGACAGCACGGCATCCGCGTGGTCGGCGCGCTGCGCCCCGGCCCCGAGGCCATGCAGACGCTGCGCCGCCAACTTCCCGACATCCTGCTGGTCAGCCTGGACGCGGCGAACTCCAACGCGCTCGACGACCTGCAGCTGCTACGGCACGCGATCCCCCAGGCCAAACTCGTCATCCTCGCCACCCGCGACGACCCGCGACGGGTGGAGCACCTGCTCTCCTCCGGGGCCCACGCGTACATCATGAAGAGCGCGAGCCTGGACGAACTGCTCGCCACGATCCGGGTGGTGGATCAGCACGAGGACCGCGTGGTCCTGTCGGTGTCCCGGGAGACCATGAACAGGTTGCGGGCGAACAGCGAGCCCATCCTGTCCCACCGCGAGGCCGAGGTGCTCACGCTGGTGGCCGAGGGCATGCGCAACTCCGACATCGCGGGCAAGCTCTTCATCGCCGAGGGCACGGTCAAGCGGCACCTGACCAACATCTACGCGAAGCTGGGCGCCACCTCGCGTACCGATGCCGTGCGGCGCGCCACCAAGGCCGGCCTGGCCTGA
- a CDS encoding adenine phosphoribosyltransferase: MSSGTKIALASQVRVFPDFPHPGIAFQDLAPLYAAPGLITRLGAEVADSFSGEFDTVLAVEARGFVLGTAVAMAARCPLVLARKQGKLPGPLHSAEYSLEYGSAVLTVQHGAISPESTVLAVDDVLATGGTLAAAADLVNQAGGGLAGFAVLLELGALGGRDRLQPARVFSLLTSGEAPK; encoded by the coding sequence ATGAGCTCCGGGACAAAGATCGCATTGGCGTCGCAGGTGCGGGTGTTCCCCGACTTCCCGCACCCGGGAATCGCATTTCAAGATCTTGCGCCGCTGTATGCGGCGCCCGGTCTGATCACCCGGTTGGGCGCCGAGGTGGCGGATTCCTTTTCCGGCGAGTTCGATACCGTCCTGGCGGTCGAGGCTCGCGGCTTCGTGCTCGGCACGGCGGTCGCGATGGCTGCCCGGTGCCCCCTGGTGCTGGCCCGCAAGCAGGGCAAGCTACCCGGCCCGCTGCACTCTGCCGAATACAGCCTCGAGTACGGCTCGGCCGTGCTGACCGTGCAACATGGTGCAATCTCCCCGGAATCGACTGTGCTCGCGGTGGATGACGTCCTGGCGACCGGCGGCACCCTCGCGGCCGCCGCCGATCTGGTCAACCAGGCGGGCGGCGGCCTGGCCGGGTTCGCGGTGCTCCTCGAGCTCGGCGCGCTGGGTGGCCGGGACCGGCTCCAGCCGGCCCGGGTCTTTTCGTTGCTCACCTCCGGCGAAGCGCCGAAATAG
- a CDS encoding adenosyl-fluoride synthase, with product MSDLGTTDDSVAQCKGLMLSICPGVTIVDVNHSMTPWDVEEGARYIVDLPRFFPEGTVFATTTYPATGTATRSVALRIKQAAQGGARGQWAGSGAGFERAEGSYIYIAPNNGLLTTVIEEHGYIEAYEVSNTKVIPAEPEPTFYSREMVAIPSAHLAAGFPLNEVGRALSDDEIVRFAKPKPSTVSGGVLSGVITNIDHPFGNLWTNIHRTDLEKAGIGYQTQLRLLLDGVLTFDLPLVPTFADAGQIGDPVIYINSRGYLALARNAAPLAYPYNLKAGLTVTVTKA from the coding sequence ATGAGCGACCTCGGTACGACCGACGATTCCGTGGCCCAGTGCAAAGGGCTGATGCTGAGCATCTGCCCCGGCGTGACCATCGTGGACGTCAACCACTCGATGACACCCTGGGATGTGGAGGAGGGCGCCCGCTACATCGTCGACCTGCCGCGCTTTTTCCCCGAGGGCACCGTGTTCGCCACCACCACGTACCCGGCCACCGGAACGGCCACCCGGTCGGTGGCTCTGCGTATCAAGCAAGCGGCGCAGGGCGGCGCCCGCGGGCAGTGGGCCGGTTCCGGTGCCGGTTTCGAACGGGCCGAGGGCTCGTACATCTACATCGCACCGAACAACGGTTTGCTCACCACTGTCATCGAGGAACACGGATATATCGAGGCCTACGAGGTGTCCAACACCAAGGTGATTCCGGCGGAGCCGGAGCCGACGTTCTACAGCCGGGAGATGGTGGCGATCCCGTCGGCGCACCTGGCCGCCGGGTTCCCGCTCAACGAGGTGGGCCGGGCGCTGTCCGACGACGAGATCGTGCGGTTCGCGAAGCCCAAGCCCAGCACGGTTTCCGGCGGCGTGCTCAGCGGCGTCATCACCAACATCGACCACCCGTTCGGCAACCTGTGGACCAACATCCACCGTACTGACCTGGAGAAGGCGGGCATCGGCTACCAGACGCAGCTCCGGTTGCTGCTGGACGGCGTGCTGACGTTCGACCTGCCGCTCGTGCCGACGTTCGCCGACGCCGGCCAGATCGGCGACCCGGTCATCTACATCAACAGCCGTGGCTACCTGGCGCTCGCCCGTAACGCCGCCCCGCTGGCGTACCCGTACAACCTGAAGGCGGGCCTGACGGTCACCGTGACAAAGGCCTGA
- a CDS encoding cation:proton antiporter, which translates to MSLSSQQIAALVAVIAIVVLMCHAIGGLFARYRQPVVVGEILAGLLFGPTVLGLVAPDFQHLLFPRTGPVAAILAGLAQLGMLLLMFVTGSELRLTASPGDRRTIGLVAATGMVVPFAVGLAVVAALDYHDLSGPAGTRTTTILVFAIAVAVTSIPVISRIMLDLGLLGSSFARVVLGVAALEDVGLYVVLAVVLSLASAPATEFGLWELVGVHTTGWTVGYHTTITIVFLGAFLMWGTPVFRFLLYGPARVLSRRNPAAARLVLLLIAVLVCTLLGINPIFGALLTGICARRAEPDRVPVEPGAPGLGQPDSWATIRHFSLAFFIPVYFFTVGLGLDLVHDFDVWFFVWFFLVCCVVKSLSVLAGALLSRQSLRWSLDLSIALNARGGPGIVLATTTLSAGVVNRSFYTAMVLLSVLTSQIAGMWLDRRSAALLGWDRDVAGGRTDARPVAIGEQH; encoded by the coding sequence ATGAGCCTTTCTTCCCAGCAGATAGCTGCGCTGGTCGCCGTCATCGCCATCGTCGTGCTGATGTGCCACGCGATCGGTGGCTTGTTCGCCCGCTACCGTCAGCCGGTCGTGGTGGGTGAGATCCTCGCGGGCCTGCTGTTCGGGCCCACCGTGCTGGGCCTGGTCGCCCCGGACTTCCAGCACCTGCTGTTCCCGCGTACCGGGCCGGTGGCGGCGATCCTGGCCGGGCTGGCCCAGCTCGGCATGCTGCTGCTGATGTTCGTCACCGGCAGCGAACTGCGGTTGACCGCGTCGCCGGGTGACCGCCGCACCATCGGCCTGGTCGCCGCGACCGGCATGGTGGTGCCGTTCGCGGTGGGACTCGCCGTGGTCGCCGCCCTGGACTATCACGACTTGAGCGGCCCGGCCGGTACCCGTACCACCACGATTCTGGTCTTCGCGATCGCGGTCGCGGTGACCAGCATCCCGGTGATCTCCCGGATCATGCTCGACCTGGGCCTGCTCGGCAGTTCGTTCGCCCGCGTCGTGCTGGGGGTCGCCGCGCTCGAGGATGTCGGGCTGTACGTCGTGCTCGCCGTCGTGCTCAGCCTGGCCAGCGCGCCGGCCACGGAGTTCGGGCTGTGGGAGCTGGTCGGGGTGCACACCACCGGCTGGACGGTGGGCTACCACACGACGATCACCATCGTCTTCCTCGGGGCGTTCCTGATGTGGGGCACGCCGGTCTTCCGGTTCCTGCTGTACGGGCCGGCGCGGGTGCTCTCCCGGCGCAATCCCGCCGCGGCCCGGCTCGTGCTGCTGCTGATCGCGGTGCTGGTCTGCACGCTGCTCGGCATCAACCCCATCTTCGGGGCCCTGCTCACCGGCATCTGCGCGCGCCGGGCCGAACCGGATCGGGTGCCGGTGGAACCCGGCGCGCCCGGCCTGGGACAGCCGGACTCGTGGGCCACGATCCGGCACTTCTCGCTGGCGTTCTTCATCCCCGTGTACTTCTTCACCGTGGGGCTCGGGCTCGACCTCGTGCACGACTTCGACGTCTGGTTCTTCGTCTGGTTCTTCCTGGTGTGCTGCGTGGTGAAGTCGCTGAGCGTGCTGGCCGGCGCGCTGCTGAGCCGGCAGTCGCTGCGGTGGTCGCTGGACCTGTCGATCGCGTTGAACGCGCGCGGCGGGCCGGGCATCGTGCTGGCGACCACGACGCTGAGCGCGGGCGTGGTGAACCGGTCCTTCTACACGGCCATGGTGCTGCTGTCGGTGCTCACGTCGCAGATCGCGGGGATGTGGCTCGACCGGCGGTCCGCGGCGCTGCTCGGCTGGGACCGGGACGTGGCCGGCGGACGGACCGACGCCCGCCCGGTGGCGATCGGCGAGCAGCACTGA
- a CDS encoding carbohydrate kinase family protein has translation MTTLVTGSIAVDHLSTFPGRFVDQIVPGSLASLSLSFLVDSLDVRRGGVAANIALGMARLGHRPAVLAAAGHDFDDYRSWLERAGVDVASIHQSADLHTARFQCITDRDGNQLASFYPGAMTQARRLELRPAVDRLGSVRHVVIGPNDPEAMLRHTDECRYRGYPFVADPSQQLAVMEPKDIRRLIEDAQYLFTNEYEHALVLQKTEWTHDEVLSRVGIWVTTLGARGARIEQDGHPVLDVPAVPVAEPVDPTGVGDAFRAGFLTGVAAGLGLVPAAQLGCALAALVLRVVGPQEYELDRTAFTTELATVYGDRAAADAATALHW, from the coding sequence ATGACCACGCTCGTCACCGGGTCGATCGCGGTCGACCACCTCAGCACCTTCCCCGGCCGGTTCGTCGACCAGATCGTGCCCGGCTCACTGGCCAGTCTGTCGCTGTCCTTCCTGGTCGACTCGCTCGACGTGCGGCGCGGCGGGGTGGCAGCCAACATCGCCCTCGGGATGGCCCGGCTCGGGCACCGGCCCGCCGTGCTCGCCGCGGCGGGGCACGACTTCGACGACTACCGCTCCTGGCTGGAACGGGCGGGCGTCGATGTCGCGTCGATCCACCAGTCCGCGGACCTGCACACCGCCCGGTTCCAGTGCATCACCGACCGGGACGGCAACCAGCTCGCCTCGTTCTATCCCGGCGCGATGACCCAGGCCCGCCGGCTGGAGCTGCGGCCGGCCGTGGACCGGCTGGGATCGGTGCGGCACGTGGTCATCGGCCCGAACGATCCGGAGGCGATGCTGCGGCACACCGACGAGTGCCGCTACCGCGGCTACCCGTTCGTCGCGGACCCGTCGCAGCAGCTGGCCGTGATGGAGCCCAAGGACATCCGGCGGCTGATCGAGGACGCCCAGTACCTGTTCACCAACGAGTACGAGCACGCGCTGGTGCTGCAGAAGACCGAGTGGACGCACGACGAGGTGCTGTCCCGGGTGGGCATCTGGGTCACCACGCTGGGCGCCCGGGGTGCGCGCATCGAGCAGGACGGCCACCCGGTGCTGGACGTCCCGGCGGTCCCGGTCGCCGAGCCGGTGGACCCGACCGGCGTGGGGGATGCGTTCCGGGCCGGGTTCCTCACCGGTGTGGCGGCCGGACTCGGGCTGGTACCCGCGGCTCAACTCGGCTGCGCGCTGGCCGCGCTGGTGCTGCGGGTGGTCGGCCCGCAGGAGTACGAGCTGGACCGGACCGCGTTCACCACGGAGCTGGCCACCGTGTACGGCGATCGAGCGGCCGCCGATGCGGCAACGGCGCTGCATTGGTGA
- the metK gene encoding methionine adenosyltransferase: MAYRLFTSESVTEGHPDKIADQVSDAVLDAFLAGDPDSRVAVETLITTGQIVIAGEVSSRAVVDVAAVARNQVVAIGYDSSAKGFDGRSCGVSVSIGAQSPDIARGVDESYEARSGEAGTDADRQGAGDQGLMFGYACTETPELMPLPIALAHRLARRLAQARRDGTLGYLRPDGKTQVTIAYEGNHPVALDTVVVSAQHAPDAENLLPDDIRKHVVEPELNRLDLATADYRLLVNPTGRFEIGGPMGDTGLTGRKIILDSYGGAARHGGGAYSGKDPSKVDRSAAYALRWVAKNVVAAGLAERCEVQVAYAIGKADPVGTFVECFGTEKVPVPRLAAAVAEVFDLRPRAIVEQLALLRPIYLPTAAYGHFGRSGPEFTWERLDRVDDLRTAVGG, encoded by the coding sequence GTGGCGTACCGGCTGTTCACCTCGGAATCGGTGACCGAGGGCCATCCTGACAAGATCGCCGACCAGGTCAGCGACGCGGTGCTGGACGCGTTCCTCGCCGGTGACCCGGACAGCCGGGTGGCGGTCGAGACCCTGATCACCACGGGCCAGATCGTCATCGCCGGCGAGGTGAGTTCGCGCGCGGTCGTGGACGTCGCCGCGGTGGCCCGCAACCAGGTCGTCGCGATCGGTTACGACTCGTCGGCGAAGGGCTTCGACGGGCGCAGTTGCGGGGTGAGCGTGTCCATCGGCGCGCAGTCCCCCGACATCGCGCGGGGCGTGGACGAGTCGTACGAGGCCCGGTCCGGCGAGGCCGGCACCGACGCCGACCGGCAGGGCGCCGGCGACCAGGGCCTGATGTTCGGCTACGCCTGCACCGAGACACCGGAGCTGATGCCGCTGCCCATCGCGCTGGCGCATCGGCTCGCCCGCCGGCTGGCGCAGGCCCGCCGCGACGGCACGCTCGGTTATCTGCGACCGGACGGCAAGACCCAGGTCACCATCGCGTACGAGGGGAACCACCCGGTCGCACTGGACACCGTCGTGGTGTCCGCCCAGCACGCGCCGGACGCGGAGAACCTGCTGCCGGACGACATCCGCAAACATGTGGTGGAGCCGGAGCTGAACCGCCTCGACCTGGCCACCGCCGACTACCGGCTGCTGGTCAACCCCACCGGCCGGTTCGAGATCGGCGGTCCGATGGGCGACACCGGGCTGACCGGCCGCAAGATCATCCTCGATTCGTACGGCGGGGCGGCCCGGCACGGCGGCGGGGCGTACTCGGGCAAGGACCCGTCGAAGGTGGACCGCTCGGCGGCCTACGCGCTGCGCTGGGTCGCGAAGAACGTGGTGGCCGCCGGGCTGGCCGAGCGCTGCGAGGTGCAGGTGGCGTACGCGATCGGCAAGGCGGACCCGGTCGGCACGTTCGTCGAGTGCTTCGGCACCGAGAAGGTGCCGGTGCCCCGGCTCGCCGCGGCCGTCGCCGAGGTGTTCGACCTGCGGCCCCGGGCGATCGTCGAGCAGCTCGCCCTGCTGCGTCCGATCTACCTGCCGACCGCGGCGTACGGGCACTTCGGCCGCAGCGGCCCGGAGTTCACCTGGGAGCGGCTCGACCGGGTCGACGACCTGCGTACCGCGGTCGGCGGGTGA
- the ahcY gene encoding adenosylhomocysteinase: MAFTDFKVADLGLAPLGRKEIQLAEHEMPGLMALRAEYSGAQPLQGARITGSLHMTIQTAVLIETLTALGATVRWASCNIFSTQDQAAAAVVAGPDGTPEDPRGVPVFAWKGETLEEYWDCTERALAWPGGTGPDMLLDDGGDATLLVHRGAEFEKLGAVPEPGSADSEEYAVILRLLDRCLRADPGRWTRVAEGIKGVTEETTTGVHRLYEMQQEGRLRFPAINVNDSVTKSKFDNRYGCRHSLIDGINRGTDVLIGGKVAVVNGYGDVGKGCAESLRGQGARVIVTEVDPICALQAAMDGYQVATMDDVVATADIFITATGCLGIISHEHMARMKHQAIVGNIGHFDNEIDMAGLARRPDVVRVPIKPQVDKWVFDDGHAVIVLSEGRLLNLGNATGHPSFVMSNSFANQTIAQIELFTKTADYPIGVYVLPKHLDEKVARLHLDALGARLTELTKEQAAYLGVPVEGPYKPDHYRY; the protein is encoded by the coding sequence ATGGCGTTCACCGATTTCAAGGTGGCGGATCTGGGTCTGGCGCCGCTGGGGCGCAAGGAGATCCAGCTCGCCGAGCACGAGATGCCCGGCCTGATGGCGCTGCGCGCGGAGTATTCCGGCGCCCAGCCGTTGCAGGGTGCGCGGATCACCGGTTCGCTGCACATGACCATCCAGACCGCGGTGCTGATCGAGACGTTGACCGCGCTCGGCGCCACGGTGCGCTGGGCCTCGTGCAACATCTTCTCGACCCAGGACCAGGCCGCGGCCGCCGTGGTGGCCGGTCCGGACGGCACCCCGGAGGACCCGCGCGGGGTGCCGGTGTTCGCGTGGAAGGGCGAGACGCTCGAGGAGTACTGGGACTGCACCGAGCGCGCCCTGGCGTGGCCCGGCGGCACCGGTCCGGACATGCTCCTCGACGACGGCGGCGATGCGACTCTGCTGGTGCACCGGGGTGCCGAGTTCGAGAAGCTCGGCGCGGTGCCGGAGCCGGGCAGCGCGGACTCCGAGGAGTACGCGGTGATCCTGCGGCTGCTCGACCGGTGCCTGCGCGCCGATCCCGGCCGGTGGACCCGGGTGGCCGAGGGCATCAAGGGCGTCACCGAGGAGACCACCACCGGCGTGCACCGGCTGTACGAGATGCAGCAGGAGGGCCGGCTGCGCTTCCCCGCGATCAACGTCAACGACTCGGTCACGAAGAGCAAGTTCGACAACCGGTACGGCTGCCGGCACTCGCTGATCGACGGCATCAACCGGGGCACGGACGTGCTGATCGGCGGGAAGGTCGCGGTGGTCAACGGGTACGGCGACGTGGGCAAGGGCTGCGCCGAGTCGCTGCGCGGCCAGGGCGCCCGGGTGATCGTGACGGAGGTCGACCCGATCTGCGCGCTGCAGGCCGCGATGGACGGCTACCAGGTCGCCACCATGGACGACGTGGTGGCGACGGCCGACATCTTCATCACCGCGACCGGGTGCCTGGGCATCATCAGCCACGAGCACATGGCCCGGATGAAGCACCAGGCGATCGTGGGCAACATCGGCCACTTCGACAACGAGATCGACATGGCCGGCCTGGCCCGGCGTCCCGACGTCGTCCGGGTGCCGATCAAGCCGCAGGTCGACAAGTGGGTGTTCGACGACGGCCACGCGGTCATCGTGCTGTCCGAGGGCCGGTTGCTGAACCTGGGCAACGCCACCGGGCACCCCTCCTTCGTGATGTCGAACAGCTTCGCCAACCAGACCATCGCGCAGATCGAGCTGTTCACGAAGACCGCCGACTACCCGATCGGCGTCTACGTGCTCCCGAAGCATCTGGACGAGAAGGTGGCCCGGTTGCACCTGGACGCGCTCGGCGCCCGGCTCACCGAACTGACCAAGGAGCAGGCCGCCTATCTGGGTGTGCCGGTCGAGGGTCCGTACAAGCCCGATCACTACCGGTACTGA
- the mtnP gene encoding S-methyl-5'-thioadenosine phosphorylase, with translation MVATVDRTPRIGVIGGSGLYDLELLEQVETIAVRTPYGQPSGDITVGNLLGVRIAFLPRHGTGHRLSPSEVPARANIHALRELGVRQIIAISAVGSLTERFAPGTLVVPDQLVDRTKGVRPATFFGGGAVAHVSMADPFCERLRADLGTAGKTAGYDLADGATYCCIEGPQFSTRAESHLYRSWGLDIIGMTAVPEAALAREAQLCYAGLALVTDYDCWHESEEAVTAGMVAETMRANVRAAREVLKEAVTTIDRTADCTCHHALTGAVLTDPAIIDAATRERCGLPVR, from the coding sequence ATGGTGGCAACGGTGGACCGCACCCCGCGGATCGGCGTCATCGGCGGCAGCGGGCTCTATGATCTGGAGCTGCTCGAGCAGGTCGAGACAATTGCGGTGCGCACCCCGTACGGACAGCCGAGCGGCGACATCACGGTGGGCAATCTGCTGGGCGTCCGCATCGCTTTCCTGCCGCGGCACGGGACCGGCCACCGGCTGAGTCCCAGCGAGGTGCCGGCCCGGGCGAACATCCACGCGCTGCGCGAACTCGGCGTCCGGCAGATCATCGCGATCAGCGCGGTCGGCAGTCTCACCGAACGGTTCGCCCCCGGCACGCTGGTCGTGCCGGATCAGCTCGTCGACCGGACCAAGGGCGTGCGGCCCGCGACGTTCTTCGGCGGTGGCGCGGTGGCGCACGTGTCCATGGCCGACCCGTTCTGCGAGCGGTTGCGGGCGGACCTGGGCACCGCCGGCAAGACGGCCGGGTACGACCTTGCCGACGGTGCGACCTATTGCTGCATCGAGGGACCCCAGTTCTCCACCCGCGCGGAATCCCACCTCTACCGGTCGTGGGGCCTCGACATCATCGGCATGACGGCGGTCCCGGAGGCTGCGCTGGCCCGCGAGGCGCAGCTCTGCTATGCCGGGCTGGCCCTGGTGACCGACTACGACTGCTGGCACGAGAGCGAGGAGGCCGTCACCGCGGGCATGGTGGCGGAGACCATGCGGGCCAACGTGCGCGCCGCCCGCGAGGTGCTCAAGGAGGCGGTGACGACCATCGACCGGACCGCCGACTGCACCTGCCACCACGCGCTCACCGGTGCGGTGCTGACCGACCCCGCGATCATCGACGCGGCCACCCGCGAGCGCTGCGGCCTGCCGGTGCGCTGA